A genomic stretch from Antarcticibacterium flavum includes:
- the lipB gene encoding lipoyl(octanoyl) transferase LipB, whose translation MNKKIHIQELGLKDYKEVWDYQERLFKEILDKKIRNRREDLSEETPNYLLMVEHPHVYTLGKSGKPEHFLLNDSQLKEKNASFYKINRGGDITYHGPGQLVGYPILDLENFFTDIHKYLRLLEEAIILTLKEYGLKPERSKGETGVWLDVDTPYARKICAMGVRASRWVTMHGFALNVNADLGYFDHIIPCGIRGKAVTSLNVELGRREVSMKEVEERLLKHFSSLFQAEFISLST comes from the coding sequence TTGAACAAAAAAATACACATACAGGAACTGGGTTTAAAGGATTATAAGGAGGTGTGGGATTATCAGGAAAGATTATTTAAGGAGATCCTCGATAAAAAGATTAGGAACCGAAGGGAAGATCTTTCAGAAGAAACCCCCAATTACCTGCTTATGGTAGAGCATCCACATGTGTATACTCTTGGAAAAAGCGGAAAACCTGAACACTTCCTGTTGAATGATTCCCAGTTAAAGGAGAAAAATGCCTCATTTTATAAGATAAACAGGGGAGGGGATATAACCTATCACGGGCCGGGGCAACTAGTGGGATATCCTATTCTGGATCTTGAGAATTTTTTTACAGATATCCATAAATACCTTAGGTTGCTGGAGGAGGCTATCATTCTTACATTAAAGGAATATGGGTTAAAACCTGAGCGTAGCAAGGGTGAAACCGGGGTCTGGCTTGACGTGGACACCCCATATGCCCGCAAGATATGTGCGATGGGTGTTAGAGCCAGCCGGTGGGTAACTATGCATGGTTTCGCTCTCAATGTGAATGCCGATCTTGGATATTTTGATCATATTATCCCCTGTGGGATTCGTGGAAAGGCAGTAACATCTCTCAATGTTGAACTGGGACGCAGGGAAGTGTCTATGAAGGAGGTCGAAGAACGATTGCTTAAACATTTTTCTTCATTGTTCCAGGCAGAATTCATCTCACTTTCTACGTGA
- a CDS encoding YqaE/Pmp3 family membrane protein, which yields MSVWRVILSILFPPLAVYDRGCGSILIVLILTLLGWVPGVIAALIILNKQGK from the coding sequence ATGAGCGTGTGGCGCGTTATCCTTTCAATTCTCTTTCCACCCCTGGCAGTCTACGACCGCGGGTGTGGCTCTATCCTCATTGTTTTGATCCTTACCCTGCTTGGATGGGTGCCGGGAGTGATCGCGGCATTGATAATCTTGAATAAACAAGGGAAGTAG
- the lysS gene encoding lysine--tRNA ligase: MQLSEQEIVRREKLQSLRKLGIDPYPAALFPVSHTSGQIKNNFNEGEKVVVAGRLMSRRIQGKASFAEIQDAAGRIQVYFNRDEICAGEDKSKYNDVYKKLLDIGDFIGIEGELFTTQVGEKTIMVKDFSILSKSLRPLPLPKTDKEGKTFDEFNDPEQRYRQRYADLVVNPRVKDIFVKRTRLFNAMRNFFNEKGYFEVETPILQSIPGGAAARPFITHHNALDMPLYLRIANELYLKRLIVGGFDGVYEFSKNFRNEGMDRTHNPEFTAMEIYVAYKDYNWMMEFTENLLEHCAMEVNGKTEATFGKYNIDFKAPYKRVTMTDAIKEYTGFDITGKSEKELFEAAKGMGIDVDETMGKGKLIDEIFGEKCEGNFIQPTFITDYPKEMSPLCKEHRKNPELTERFELMVCGKEVANAYSELNDPIDQRERFEEQLKLSEKGDDEAMFIDNDFIRALEYGMPPTSGLGIGMDRLIMFLTNNASIQEVLFFPQMKPEKKAAVPKPEDFIKLGVPHEWVDTVMHEFGSVAKLQENKATQVHQKLNGLRKKNKLPVAALQLEEVEQWFKSA; encoded by the coding sequence ATGCAGTTATCTGAACAAGAAATAGTACGAAGGGAGAAATTACAATCCCTAAGGAAACTGGGAATAGACCCATATCCGGCAGCTTTATTTCCCGTATCGCACACCTCTGGCCAAATTAAGAATAATTTTAATGAAGGTGAAAAGGTGGTAGTTGCCGGCCGTTTAATGTCACGCAGAATACAGGGAAAGGCTTCCTTTGCCGAGATCCAGGATGCCGCCGGAAGGATACAGGTATATTTTAACCGTGATGAGATATGTGCCGGGGAGGATAAATCCAAATATAACGACGTATATAAAAAATTACTGGATATAGGTGATTTTATAGGTATTGAAGGAGAGCTTTTTACTACACAGGTAGGCGAAAAGACCATTATGGTGAAAGATTTCTCTATCCTAAGCAAATCCCTGCGACCATTACCACTTCCAAAAACAGATAAGGAAGGAAAGACCTTCGATGAATTCAACGATCCCGAACAAAGGTACAGGCAGCGTTATGCCGACCTGGTGGTGAATCCAAGGGTTAAGGATATTTTTGTGAAGCGCACCAGGCTTTTTAATGCGATGCGTAATTTCTTTAATGAAAAGGGTTATTTTGAGGTGGAGACCCCTATCCTGCAGTCCATTCCAGGTGGTGCAGCGGCCCGCCCGTTCATAACACATCATAACGCCCTGGATATGCCTTTATATCTAAGGATCGCTAATGAGCTCTATCTTAAGAGACTTATTGTGGGTGGCTTTGATGGGGTTTATGAATTCTCCAAAAATTTCAGGAATGAAGGTATGGATCGCACCCATAATCCTGAATTTACTGCCATGGAGATATATGTGGCCTACAAGGATTATAACTGGATGATGGAGTTCACTGAAAATCTACTGGAGCATTGTGCTATGGAAGTGAACGGAAAAACAGAAGCCACCTTTGGCAAGTATAATATAGATTTTAAAGCACCTTATAAGAGGGTGACAATGACCGATGCCATAAAAGAATATACAGGATTTGATATTACCGGCAAAAGTGAAAAGGAACTCTTTGAGGCGGCAAAAGGCATGGGCATTGATGTTGACGAGACTATGGGTAAGGGAAAACTTATCGATGAAATCTTTGGGGAAAAATGTGAAGGCAACTTCATACAGCCAACATTTATAACAGATTATCCTAAAGAGATGAGCCCATTATGCAAAGAGCACCGGAAGAATCCTGAATTGACAGAACGTTTTGAACTTATGGTTTGCGGGAAAGAAGTGGCCAATGCATATTCAGAGCTTAATGATCCTATAGATCAAAGAGAGCGATTTGAAGAGCAGCTTAAATTATCTGAAAAAGGAGATGATGAAGCCATGTTCATCGACAATGATTTTATAAGAGCTTTAGAATATGGAATGCCTCCAACCTCAGGCCTTGGAATTGGAATGGACAGGTTGATAATGTTCCTTACTAATAATGCGTCGATACAGGAAGTACTATTCTTTCCTCAAATGAAACCGGAAAAGAAAGCAGCAGTTCCAAAACCAGAAGATTTTATAAAACTGGGAGTTCCTCATGAATGGGTGGATACTGTTATGCACGAATTTGGAAGTGTGGCAAAATTACAGGAGAATAAAGCGACCCAGGTCCATCAAAAACTAAATGGTCTAAGAAAGAAGAATAAATTACCGGTTGCTGCACTGCAGCTGGAAGAAGTAGAACAGTGGTTTAAAAGTGCCTAA
- a CDS encoding DUF2267 domain-containing protein produces the protein MEQVVKMVAEKAGISESQAKTAVNTVASFLKDKMPAGMASQVDAYLSGSGDSSSGIGGMADKVGGMFGKK, from the coding sequence ATGGAGCAAGTTGTAAAAATGGTAGCAGAAAAGGCCGGAATATCAGAATCACAGGCGAAAACTGCAGTAAATACTGTAGCCTCTTTCTTAAAAGATAAAATGCCGGCAGGTATGGCTTCGCAGGTAGATGCTTATTTGAGTGGAAGCGGTGATTCTTCTTCAGGTATTGGGGGAATGGCAGACAAAGTTGGCGGAATGTTCGGAAAGAAATAG
- a CDS encoding zinc-dependent metalloprotease, whose amino-acid sequence MTKQFTFRLLVVALSLSVSGCAVFQKNDKKSTAAASEKPESQDKNGLKPYDKVITKNAKSDKGLFTVHKIDEKYFYEIPDSLLNREMLTVTRIAKTATGIGFGGGKQNTQVHRWNKKNNHILLRVVSHEIYAADSLPIHEAVVNSNFEPVLHTFPIKAISKDSVNNNYVIEVTDLYTKDIMALGLPDRDRKQYKVSRLDESRSYIDTIRSYPENLEVRHVKTYNAGDPPSNASTGSISIELSNSMILLPKEPMKRRYFDQRVGWFARGQTDYGLPNQESKTVRYLDRWRLEVKDEDIEKFKRGELVEPKKQIVYYVDRATPKKWVPYIKQGIEDWQVAFEAAGFKNAIIAKDPPTYEEDPDWSPEDVRYSVVRYLASPIPNANGPHVSDPRSGEILESDINWYHNVMTLLRNWFFVQTAAINEDARGVQFKDEVMGRLIRFVSSHEVGHTIGLPHNMGSSVAYPVEKLRDPEFTKEFGTAPSIMDYARFNYIAQPGDGDVALMPNIGIYDKYSVEWGYRPILDKSATEEKEILDQWILKHQDDPMYRFGSQQSGGVIDPSSQTEDLGDDAVLASEYGIANLKRIVPNLIEWTAEDGKEYDDLDTMYGQVLGQYNRYMGHVAANVGGVYQYYKTYDQEGPVYTHVPKDKQKKAMKFLQDELFTTPEWLIDQDIFSRIEFDGNVERLRGTQERTLNNLLDFGRMARLMENEEINGNDAYSLLDMMTELRNGIWSELNRGQKIDRYRRNLQRAYIERMEHLMTEDQDELPARFRRFVSRSNINVAQSDIRPVVRGELVSLQRSIRNAANRSGDQLTRYHLMDAAERIDLILNPIK is encoded by the coding sequence ATGACCAAACAATTCACGTTCAGGCTATTGGTAGTAGCCCTATCCTTATCTGTTTCCGGTTGTGCCGTTTTTCAAAAAAATGATAAGAAAAGCACGGCAGCAGCATCCGAGAAACCGGAATCCCAGGATAAAAACGGTTTAAAGCCGTATGACAAAGTAATTACCAAAAATGCAAAATCAGACAAAGGTCTTTTCACTGTTCACAAAATTGATGAGAAGTATTTCTATGAAATACCAGACAGTCTCTTGAACCGCGAGATGCTAACTGTGACCCGTATTGCAAAAACTGCTACCGGAATTGGTTTTGGTGGAGGTAAACAAAACACACAGGTACACCGCTGGAACAAGAAGAATAACCACATCCTTCTTAGAGTAGTATCTCACGAGATCTATGCGGCAGATTCTTTGCCAATCCACGAAGCTGTTGTGAATTCCAATTTTGAACCGGTACTTCACACCTTCCCAATAAAAGCGATCTCCAAGGATTCTGTAAACAACAATTATGTAATTGAGGTGACAGACCTTTACACAAAGGATATCATGGCACTTGGCCTTCCAGACAGGGATAGAAAACAATACAAGGTGAGCAGGCTGGATGAGAGCAGGTCTTATATAGACACTATTCGCAGCTATCCTGAAAATCTCGAGGTTAGGCACGTAAAAACATACAATGCGGGAGACCCTCCTTCGAATGCCAGTACAGGTTCAATTTCTATAGAATTGAGCAACTCTATGATCCTGCTTCCAAAGGAACCAATGAAGCGCCGTTATTTTGACCAGCGTGTAGGTTGGTTCGCACGTGGACAAACAGATTACGGCCTTCCAAACCAGGAATCCAAAACAGTACGCTACCTGGATCGTTGGAGACTTGAGGTTAAAGATGAGGACATTGAAAAATTCAAAAGAGGGGAACTTGTAGAACCTAAGAAACAAATTGTTTATTATGTAGACAGGGCTACTCCTAAGAAATGGGTACCTTATATTAAACAGGGAATAGAAGACTGGCAGGTTGCTTTTGAAGCTGCAGGATTTAAAAATGCCATTATAGCCAAAGACCCTCCTACATATGAGGAAGATCCAGACTGGAGCCCGGAGGATGTTAGATACAGTGTTGTAAGATATCTTGCTTCTCCAATTCCAAATGCAAACGGGCCACACGTAAGTGACCCACGTAGCGGGGAGATCCTGGAAAGTGATATCAACTGGTACCACAATGTAATGACCTTATTAAGGAACTGGTTCTTTGTACAAACTGCTGCTATTAATGAAGATGCACGTGGCGTACAATTTAAGGACGAAGTTATGGGAAGATTAATTCGTTTTGTGTCTTCTCACGAAGTAGGTCATACAATTGGACTTCCTCATAACATGGGAAGCAGTGTCGCTTACCCTGTAGAAAAATTACGGGATCCTGAGTTTACAAAAGAATTTGGAACGGCCCCTTCTATAATGGATTATGCACGATTTAATTATATCGCACAACCTGGAGATGGGGATGTTGCTTTAATGCCAAACATTGGAATTTACGATAAATACTCTGTAGAGTGGGGTTACAGGCCAATCCTGGATAAATCGGCTACAGAGGAGAAGGAGATACTTGACCAATGGATCCTTAAACATCAGGATGATCCTATGTATCGCTTCGGAAGCCAGCAGAGTGGTGGCGTGATAGATCCAAGTTCACAAACAGAGGATCTTGGTGATGATGCAGTTCTTGCCAGCGAGTATGGTATCGCCAACCTTAAGCGTATCGTACCTAATCTAATTGAGTGGACGGCTGAAGATGGTAAGGAATACGATGACCTTGATACTATGTACGGGCAGGTCCTTGGACAATACAACCGTTATATGGGGCACGTTGCTGCCAATGTAGGTGGTGTATATCAATATTACAAGACTTACGACCAGGAAGGTCCGGTTTATACGCACGTTCCTAAAGATAAGCAGAAGAAGGCAATGAAGTTCCTTCAGGATGAACTGTTTACCACACCAGAGTGGTTAATTGATCAGGACATTTTCAGCAGGATTGAATTCGATGGAAATGTGGAAAGGCTTCGTGGTACCCAGGAGAGAACCCTCAACAACCTTCTTGACTTCGGAAGAATGGCAAGGCTTATGGAAAATGAGGAGATAAACGGCAATGATGCTTATTCTTTGTTAGATATGATGACCGAACTAAGAAACGGCATTTGGAGCGAACTTAACCGGGGTCAAAAAATTGACCGCTACAGAAGAAACCTGCAACGCGCTTACATTGAAAGAATGGAACATCTTATGACTGAAGACCAGGATGAACTTCCTGCAAGGTTTAGAAGATTTGTTTCACGCAGTAACATCAATGTAGCTCAAAGTGATATACGTCCTGTAGTAAGAGGAGAACTGGTTTCCCTGCAGCGCAGTATTAGAAATGCAGCAAATAGATCTGGCGATCAACTTACCCGGTACCACTTGATGGATGCCGCTGAAAGAATTGATCTTATACTCAATCCCATCAAATAA
- a CDS encoding DUF7282 domain-containing protein has translation MRTLSNNFAKYLTYFAFSIFAVGFTSCSNDDDIDDVIIDPDPDPTGSITVQDQQTISQNTIIVQSVTVGQDSWLVARNAGEETEAGIVSESVWLEEGTHTNVELELTSDANLTGDEEGDDIVIMLHRDAGVAGTFEYETTSGPDSPIQNAAGENVSETVNVLAPSLMAADNQMVTENNEVTFSNVNTLNDGWIVLYGENEDGTINEDEILGSGFVEAGTWDDFTVAFDDPDFDYSGYTIYPRLYNDDPADQEFTYTPGGTEDLPERYGFDTTTGEGRFVWNRSTTGGFTIQ, from the coding sequence ATGAGAACCTTAAGTAACAATTTTGCAAAGTATCTTACGTACTTTGCTTTTTCAATTTTCGCAGTGGGCTTTACAAGCTGTAGTAATGATGATGACATTGATGACGTGATTATTGATCCTGATCCAGATCCAACAGGTTCGATCACAGTCCAGGACCAGCAAACAATTTCTCAAAACACTATTATTGTACAGAGCGTAACCGTAGGCCAGGACAGCTGGCTTGTTGCCAGAAATGCCGGGGAAGAAACCGAGGCAGGAATAGTTTCTGAATCTGTTTGGCTGGAAGAAGGAACTCACACCAATGTGGAACTTGAATTAACCAGTGATGCTAACCTAACCGGGGATGAAGAGGGAGATGATATTGTAATCATGCTTCACCGGGATGCGGGAGTTGCCGGTACATTTGAATATGAAACTACAAGCGGACCTGATAGTCCTATTCAAAATGCAGCAGGAGAAAATGTGAGTGAAACGGTAAATGTTTTGGCTCCAAGCCTTATGGCTGCTGACAACCAGATGGTTACTGAAAATAATGAAGTAACCTTTAGCAATGTGAATACACTCAATGATGGATGGATCGTACTCTATGGAGAAAATGAAGATGGAACTATTAACGAAGATGAGATCCTTGGTAGTGGTTTTGTAGAAGCCGGAACCTGGGATGATTTCACCGTGGCATTTGATGATCCAGACTTTGACTATTCAGGATACACAATATATCCAAGGCTTTACAATGATGATCCTGCCGACCAGGAATTCACCTACACCCCTGGAGGTACAGAAGACCTTCCTGAAAGATATGGTTTTGACACTACTACAGGTGAAGGTAGATTTGTTTGGAATAGAAGTACTACCGGAGGATTTACAATTCAATAG